The following are from one region of the Gossypium hirsutum isolate 1008001.06 chromosome D03, Gossypium_hirsutum_v2.1, whole genome shotgun sequence genome:
- the LOC107949709 gene encoding E3 ubiquitin-protein ligase AIRP2 yields the protein MDYFELSASSSHQDYLKVLETDIQHANILAASMSRAKGAGCLQMKLVYNHLAPILLFFLQWLDCSCSCLFSSYLNLFHIVVYQVRSDGRPSISSCRRKATIREFYSVILPSLQRLHGDLSELDATGEEDHCFEMVVKKKLVDKRKVSDMELEREDECGICLEPCNKVVLPNCCHAMCINCYRDWSLRSESCPFCRGSLKRVTSGDLWVLTRSTDVVETKTVLKEDILRFQLYINKLPKDLPDALFVMYYEYLI from the exons ATGGACTATTTTGAGCTTTCTGCAAGTTCTTCTCACCAAGATTACCTTAAAGTTCTTGAAACTGACATTCAACATGCCAATATTCT AGCTGCCTCTATGTCAAGAGCTAAGGGAGCTGGATGTCTTCAAATGAAACTGGTTTACAATCATTTAGCACCcattttattgttttttcttCAATGGCTGGATTGCTCGTGTTCATGTCTATTTTCAAGTTACCTAAACCTATTTCACATTGTTGTATATCAG GTACGCTCAGATGGCAGGCCAAGTATCTCTTCATGTAGAAGGAAGGCCACCATAAGAGAATTCTACT CTGTTATATTACCATCTCTTCAACGTCTTCATGGTGATCTCTCAGAGCTTGATGCGACTGGAGAGGAAGATCACTGCTTTGAAATGGTTGTCAAGAAGAAATTAGTCGATAAAAGGAAAGTATCAGATATGGAGTTGGAGAGGGAAGATGAATGTGGAATCTGTCTAGAGCCATGCAACAAAGTTGTTTTGCCAAATTGCTGCCATGCAATGTGTATCAATTGCTACCGTGACTG GAGCTTAAGATCTGAATCTTGCCCATTTTGTCGTGGAAGTCTGAAACGAGTAACTTCTGGGGACTTGTGGGTTCTTACACGAAGTACTGATGTGGTTGAAACCAAGACTGTGTTAAAGGAGGATATTTTGCGCTTCCAATTGTATATAAACAAGCTGCCTAAGGATCTGCCAGATGCGTTGTTCGTAATGTATTATGAGTATTTGATCTAA